ACGTCTCATctgggcaggcagctgctgagcGCATCGGGCCGTGGTACGGTCACAAAGTTCATGGTGCAGTGCAATAGTGGACAGATCTTCTCGTGATCCTTCAACACTTCACTCAAGTGTTTCATTTCATCTGTTAGCTTTCCGATTTCTCTCTTCAGGGAGGTATTTTCTTGCTCAAGAGACTCATATTcctggaaggaggaaaaaaaaaagcctactcATAGTCAAAACATTCTTTTCAGTGCTCCCACCTTGAGTATATTCAAGTAACTGTAGGAAAGAAGTGTGGTTTCTTATTATAATGTGCAAAATGCTAAGGAAGGACAGGCACAGCCTCGAGCAAACCTGGGTGCTTAAACAGGGCAGGTACTTCACGACCTGACCTGCGTCTTGAGCATGATGCAACTCCTTTTGCAGGAGGTGCCCCTGGATGGGGGGCTCCCCCGCAGCCCAGAGCTACAGAGGCAGGTGGTGGTGCCCCTGTGGTggcctctcccagccccaggctgtgcCAGGCAGCTCCGCACCATCAGAGCTACGAAAATCGAAGTCCCGAGCCCCCACTTGGTCACCAGCAACCCTGGCCACTGCCTTGCTTGTCCCTGACCAGGATGCCTTTGAGCTAAGGCTCCTCTGGCAGTGAATACGCTGCTGTTAACTGCAGGGGAGTTTTGAGATGCTCTGCAGCACGCACCTGTGACGGATGTGAGACTCGcatgtcacattttttttttttgctagctgTGGGTCTCAAGTGTCCCTGCTGCCAAAACTTCTCATCCCAAAGAGAAGAGAGCCCGAGGTTCAGAGACAGCCCACGGAAAACCTGCAGGTGTCCGCACATCACTGCTGGCCTGGGGCTCAACACTCTCGCCCACTCAATCTCACCTCCCTGGGAAAGCTTCAGAGCAGGCTACAAAGCCCACACGTGCCTTCAAGGGGCTGTTTACCAGGCAGAGGGGAGAGCCCTGCACAgtgctcctctgggcagccagaggctgcctctgcttctcttctttGCTGCAGCTTGgacccccctgccctccctggcACCCTTCCAGCACCCTCTCACATGCGGAGTAAAACAGGCGGGACCCTCCTGACACATCCCTGTAGCAGAGGCCGCCATCCCcggctctgctctcctcttgtGCCCCAAGCCCCACGGAGCAAGCGTTACCCTCCAGTCGCTCCATCCCTTTTGCAGGGCAGAGAACACCAAATTGCTCCTGCTGAGGAGGAACGCCTCTTCAGCCAGATCTGCCCGCACCTGGAAAAACCTGGGAATGAAGATTCCCAGCGTGAGGAAGAGCCCCGAGCCCAGCAGGAACACCAGAGCGGCTGCACGACggcgcagtgactccagaaaagCCAGGGCTTGCCCCATCCAGAAGCACCCAGCACCTGGCTGTCTCAGGCACTGACTCAGAGGAGATCTGGGAAAAACCAAACCCCGAACTCCCCACCCTGTGCCTCCTGGCCTCTGCTGCCCGTAGGCAGCTCCCTCCAGCCTGCACGACTGACACAGCCACCAGCAGCGGGACCAGCACCTACCCCGGGAGCCCCGCTACAACAAAAGCGCTGCTGCGTCGGGCAGCATCCTGACCCGGAGAGCggcagctcctctcctccagcGTTTGTGCTGGGGGCCAGAACCGCACGTGTGATATCAAGAAGTGTTGAGAGTTTCTGGAAGAATGAGCCACTTTCATGCTTTTTGGAAACACCCACTGCTATTTATCAGAGCACACATGCATAGCAGCTAACTGAACCGAGCTCCCGCGCCGGTTTTGGAGTTCCTAAGAAGCCTTTTCGAGCGGGTATTTCTGCCTCACACCACAGTTTTAAGCTGAGTGAAGCCAGCGCTGCCACCCGGCAGCGGTcccctcctccaccacctcctccctggGGCATCCCTGCTCCATCGCAGCGCTCCTGCTGGGCTTACCCCGGCTCCAGACGCGAGCAGCTTTGCCGGGGGACACCAggagccccggggagcagctCGCAGGTGGCCAGGGGCCAGCAGGTGCGGGCAcggccgcgtccccccccctccccgccgggcagggcgcccccagccccccgggcaccccgagccccccgggcaCCTCGTGCAGCTTGTCTGCCTTCTGCGTCTGCTTCTTCCGGCTTCTCTGCGCCGCCACCCGgttcttttctctcctcctcacCTTCCTGTCGTCTTCTTCGTGACTCTGGAAAGACACCGAGCCAGCAGCGCCTCGCCGGCCGTCCGGGAACCGGCGGGGGACTCCCGCGGGCGGGCGCGACGAGCTCCGGCAGGCACCCACCGCGGCCCCGGCGGGCACCCAGCGGGCCCCGGCAGGCACCCGGGGGTCCTCGGCAGGCACCCACCGCATCCCCGTGCCCCTGCCCCTACCTGCTGGCCGCCCTCGGAGCTCCGCGGCAGagcgctgcccgccgccgggACGCCGCCCGACATGCCGCcggctgccgcccgccccggggcgccgctgggcagccccggccccggcccc
This genomic stretch from Anser cygnoides isolate HZ-2024a breed goose chromosome 3, Taihu_goose_T2T_genome, whole genome shotgun sequence harbors:
- the BATF3 gene encoding basic leucine zipper transcriptional factor ATF-like 3 isoform X1, with the protein product MSGGVPAAGSALPRSSEGGQQSHEEDDRKVRRREKNRVAAQRSRKKQTQKADKLHEEYESLEQENTSLKREIGKLTDEMKHLSEVLKDHEKICPLLHCTMNFVTVPRPDALSSCLPR
- the BATF3 gene encoding basic leucine zipper transcriptional factor ATF-like 3 isoform X2, whose protein sequence is MAHKCCGQERAGSHEEDDRKVRRREKNRVAAQRSRKKQTQKADKLHEEYESLEQENTSLKREIGKLTDEMKHLSEVLKDHEKICPLLHCTMNFVTVPRPDALSSCLPR